Proteins from a genomic interval of Dasania marina DSM 21967:
- a CDS encoding indolepyruvate ferredoxin oxidoreductase family protein, whose protein sequence is MNSEQRDNGVAATDLHQYELQDRYRRQQGRVYLNGSQALVRLPLMQRQLDEAHGINSAGFISGYTGSPLGGYDIALKQAGEELKNHQIHFQPGINEDLAATSVWGSQQIDTVGDNKYDGVFSLWYGKGPGVDRSGDALKHGSYGGASEHGGVIVLAGDDHGAKSSTTAHQSDHAFIHFAMPYLNPASVQDYLDFGLYGFALSRYSGCWVGMKCVTDTIESSASVSVDLDDFDVVIPDDVELPEGGLNARGGLTAVMAEQRQYQHRLPAAQAFVRANKLDKVVVAPSSGKGKLGIVTSGKSYLDVMQALDELGLDLAHCAQLGIGIYKVAMPWPLEPVNSCEFVSHYDEVLVIEEKRPVMEEQLASLLVNLAQRPLLTGKRDESGQPLLSSTGELSPAVLVNIIAQRLQRLDPDFKTHLQLPSAQVQALPVKGQSLNRVPSFCAGCPHNTSTKVPEGSMAFGGIGCHGMATFLPERRTPTLFQMGGEGASWIGIAPFTERKHIFQNLGDGTYYHSGLLAIRAAVAAGVNITYKILVNDAIAMTGGQKIEGQMRVDILSRQLEAEGVQRIAVVGRDPKQYQQHRSGFADNVTLHQRDDLEIVQKDLRVVPGVTAIIYDQHCATELRRRRKRGTAEDPDQRIFINPRVCEGCGDCSVQSNCIAIEPVNTEYGRKRRINQSACNKDFSCVKGYCPSFISVLGGTPKQRGVASSGQGFDIVERVAQLPAPVCSDTARPYNVLITGIGGSGVVTLGALIGMAAFLEGKGCSVLDVAGLAQRNGPVTSHIRVANDPAAIYATRVSDADLVLGCDIVVAAGAEVLKKMHSGQTKVVINSCVAPTSDFASNPDLDLSAENMMTIIRQLLDEGDADFIAAGELATALMGNEVAANMFIIGYALQKGWMPVSLAALERAIELNGVAVAMNQRSLAWGRLAAVDLDAVQKVARPAEGVVSYMPAREEPKTLSALVDARVVDLTEYQNSAYADSYSQLVAEVKAAEQKLGAGELTLTWAVAQYYFKLMAYKDEYEVARLHSGKALREALAETFDGNFKLAFHLAPPVLGGRDPNTGRYPKRVFGGWMMHAFTLLAKFKFLRGSVFDPFGYASHRQQERQLIKDYAQTIRKLLPDLKADNYATAVAIAELPEKIRGYDTVKEANIAQVQLQQEQLLDEFYQPPSANNSAVKIMAVNVS, encoded by the coding sequence ATGAATTCTGAGCAAAGAGACAATGGCGTAGCGGCAACTGATCTTCACCAATATGAACTGCAGGATCGTTATCGCCGACAGCAAGGCAGAGTGTATCTCAATGGTTCCCAAGCGTTGGTGCGCTTACCGTTGATGCAGCGTCAACTCGATGAGGCTCACGGTATTAATAGCGCCGGTTTTATTTCGGGTTACACCGGCTCGCCCTTAGGTGGCTACGACATCGCCTTAAAACAGGCCGGGGAAGAATTAAAGAATCACCAGATTCATTTTCAGCCGGGTATTAACGAAGATCTTGCTGCCACCTCGGTGTGGGGTTCCCAGCAAATCGATACCGTTGGCGACAATAAATACGACGGCGTTTTTTCACTGTGGTACGGCAAAGGGCCGGGGGTAGATCGCTCCGGCGATGCCCTCAAGCACGGTAGTTATGGTGGCGCTAGTGAGCACGGAGGGGTGATTGTGTTAGCGGGGGATGATCACGGAGCCAAATCCTCCACCACCGCGCATCAGAGCGACCACGCTTTTATACATTTTGCTATGCCTTATCTCAATCCGGCCAGCGTACAGGATTATTTGGATTTTGGTTTGTACGGCTTTGCCCTGTCGCGTTACTCCGGCTGCTGGGTAGGGATGAAGTGTGTCACCGATACTATAGAAAGCTCAGCTTCCGTGTCGGTGGATCTGGATGATTTTGACGTCGTGATACCCGACGATGTCGAGTTACCTGAAGGCGGTTTGAATGCCCGTGGTGGACTCACCGCGGTGATGGCGGAGCAGCGCCAGTACCAGCATCGGCTGCCTGCTGCCCAAGCCTTTGTTCGCGCTAACAAATTAGACAAAGTGGTGGTGGCGCCAAGCTCAGGCAAGGGCAAATTGGGCATAGTCACCAGCGGCAAATCCTATTTAGATGTGATGCAGGCCTTGGATGAGTTGGGTCTGGATCTGGCTCACTGCGCCCAGTTAGGTATTGGTATTTACAAAGTGGCGATGCCTTGGCCATTGGAGCCAGTAAATAGTTGTGAGTTTGTCAGCCACTATGACGAAGTGTTAGTGATTGAGGAAAAACGTCCGGTAATGGAAGAGCAACTGGCCAGCCTGTTGGTTAACCTTGCCCAGCGTCCGTTACTGACCGGTAAACGCGATGAAAGTGGCCAGCCGCTGTTAAGCAGTACCGGCGAACTGTCTCCCGCAGTTTTGGTGAACATTATTGCCCAGCGCCTACAGCGTCTTGATCCCGATTTCAAAACTCATCTGCAGTTACCCTCTGCCCAGGTTCAGGCTTTGCCCGTCAAGGGGCAGAGTTTGAACCGCGTGCCAAGTTTTTGTGCCGGTTGCCCGCACAACACCTCGACTAAAGTGCCGGAAGGCAGCATGGCTTTTGGCGGTATCGGTTGCCACGGTATGGCAACCTTCTTGCCAGAACGGCGTACGCCAACGTTGTTTCAGATGGGCGGCGAAGGAGCTTCGTGGATAGGCATTGCCCCGTTTACCGAGCGTAAACATATTTTTCAGAATCTGGGTGATGGCACTTACTACCATTCAGGTTTGTTGGCGATTCGAGCCGCTGTGGCGGCGGGGGTCAATATTACCTACAAAATTCTGGTCAACGATGCTATCGCCATGACTGGTGGCCAGAAAATCGAAGGGCAAATGCGTGTCGATATACTCAGCCGGCAATTGGAAGCTGAGGGCGTGCAACGGATTGCCGTGGTGGGCCGTGATCCAAAACAGTATCAACAGCACCGCAGCGGCTTTGCCGATAATGTCACGCTGCATCAACGCGATGATTTGGAAATCGTGCAAAAAGATCTGCGTGTAGTGCCGGGTGTTACTGCCATCATTTATGATCAGCACTGCGCTACCGAGCTGCGTCGTAGGCGTAAGCGTGGTACTGCGGAGGATCCTGATCAACGTATTTTTATCAACCCAAGGGTGTGTGAGGGTTGCGGAGATTGCAGTGTGCAATCCAACTGTATAGCCATAGAACCGGTCAATACCGAGTACGGTCGCAAACGCCGTATCAACCAATCGGCCTGTAACAAAGACTTCTCCTGCGTCAAAGGCTACTGCCCCAGTTTTATTTCAGTGTTGGGTGGCACGCCCAAGCAGCGGGGTGTTGCCAGCTCGGGTCAGGGCTTTGATATTGTTGAGCGCGTTGCCCAGTTGCCTGCGCCGGTATGCAGTGATACCGCCCGACCCTATAACGTCTTAATCACCGGCATCGGTGGCTCTGGTGTGGTGACCTTGGGGGCGTTGATTGGTATGGCGGCTTTTCTGGAAGGCAAGGGTTGTTCCGTGCTGGATGTGGCAGGGCTAGCCCAGCGCAATGGGCCAGTGACCAGCCATATTCGAGTTGCCAACGACCCAGCGGCCATTTATGCAACCCGTGTCAGTGATGCAGACCTAGTGTTGGGTTGCGATATTGTGGTTGCCGCCGGCGCTGAGGTGCTTAAAAAAATGCACAGCGGCCAGACTAAAGTGGTGATTAACAGCTGCGTTGCTCCTACCTCCGATTTTGCCAGCAACCCCGACCTCGACCTGTCAGCAGAAAACATGATGACGATAATTCGCCAGTTACTTGATGAGGGCGATGCTGACTTTATTGCGGCTGGCGAGCTGGCGACGGCTTTAATGGGCAATGAAGTGGCGGCCAATATGTTCATTATTGGCTACGCCCTGCAGAAGGGTTGGATGCCGGTGTCGCTAGCAGCCCTTGAACGCGCGATTGAACTCAATGGGGTTGCCGTTGCCATGAATCAGCGCAGCCTGGCTTGGGGAAGGCTGGCAGCGGTAGATCTCGATGCCGTGCAAAAAGTGGCGCGGCCCGCGGAAGGCGTGGTGAGCTATATGCCTGCTAGAGAAGAGCCTAAAACCCTGTCGGCGTTAGTCGATGCGCGCGTGGTCGATCTCACGGAATATCAGAATAGCGCCTATGCCGATAGTTATAGCCAGTTGGTAGCTGAGGTGAAAGCTGCCGAGCAAAAACTGGGGGCAGGCGAGCTGACCTTAACCTGGGCTGTTGCTCAATATTATTTCAAGCTTATGGCCTACAAGGATGAATATGAAGTGGCGCGGCTACACAGTGGCAAAGCCCTGCGGGAAGCGCTGGCGGAAACTTTCGATGGCAACTTTAAGCTTGCTTTCCATCTTGCCCCCCCGGTGTTGGGTGGCCGTGATCCTAACACGGGTCGTTATCCCAAGCGGGTCTTCGGAGGCTGGATGATGCATGCCTTTACCCTGCTGGCGAAGTTCAAATTTTTACGCGGCAGCGTTTTCGATCCCTTTGGCTATGCGAGCCATCGTCAACAGGAGCGTCAGCTGATTAAAGATTACGCGCAGACTATTCGCAAATTGCTGCCCGACTTGAAAGCCGACAACTACGCGACGGCGGTAGCGATTGCCGAGTTACCCGAAAAAATTCGCGGCTATGACACGGTTAAAGAAGCCAACATTGCGCAAGTTCAGTTGCAGCAAGAGCAGCTGCTGGACGAGTTTTATCAACCGCCCTCGGCGAATAACAGCGCAGTAAAAATAATGGCTGTGAATGTGAGTTAA
- a CDS encoding VOC family protein: protein MNIKSIGYMGIGAPEPEVWLEYAVDVIGMMPARAIPGQGWGVPQTGEARNDTGIAEDGSVYLKMDDHQWRIAVHPHATNRGMLYLGLEVEDKLALESAVIELDSLGIQVRVGTEAEAYNRAVSGIVFLQDPAGNALELFYGPTKDYNFCSPHHGQEFVAGHLGIGHLNIFVEEMEPVYDFYTRKLGFKLSDYIRMGPGAALKFMRCNERHHSLAIIGMGDYNGLQHAMFEMKTIDDVGKALDRAIAKGVKITSTLGRHRNDGMLSFYMSSPFGFDVEIGCDCLLIDDSWTVNEFCEGDVWGHHGLVEAVMASSEASRIK, encoded by the coding sequence ATGAATATTAAATCCATAGGTTATATGGGTATTGGCGCCCCGGAACCGGAAGTGTGGTTAGAATATGCGGTGGATGTTATTGGCATGATGCCGGCACGGGCGATTCCCGGGCAAGGCTGGGGAGTGCCCCAAACAGGCGAGGCTAGAAATGACACCGGTATTGCCGAAGATGGCAGTGTCTACTTAAAAATGGACGATCACCAGTGGCGTATCGCCGTGCACCCTCATGCGACTAATCGCGGCATGCTTTATCTTGGCCTAGAAGTGGAGGATAAGTTGGCATTGGAGTCGGCGGTGATAGAGCTGGATAGCCTGGGCATACAAGTGCGAGTAGGCACAGAGGCGGAGGCTTATAACCGCGCGGTTTCCGGGATTGTTTTTTTACAAGATCCGGCCGGGAATGCGCTGGAATTGTTTTACGGCCCTACCAAGGATTACAACTTTTGTTCGCCTCATCATGGCCAGGAGTTTGTTGCCGGCCATTTGGGTATAGGTCATTTAAATATTTTCGTTGAAGAGATGGAACCTGTTTACGATTTTTATACCCGCAAGCTCGGATTTAAATTATCGGATTATATACGCATGGGCCCTGGTGCCGCGCTGAAATTTATGCGCTGTAACGAGCGGCATCACAGCCTTGCCATTATAGGTATGGGTGATTACAACGGTTTACAGCATGCGATGTTTGAAATGAAAACCATCGATGATGTTGGCAAGGCACTGGACCGCGCCATCGCCAAGGGGGTGAAAATTACCAGCACTCTGGGTCGCCATCGCAACGATGGCATGCTGTCTTTTTATATGAGCAGCCCCTTCGGTTTTGATGTGGAAATTGGCTGTGATTGCCTGTTGATCGATGACAGCTGGACGGTTAACGAGTTCTGCGAAGGCGATGTTTGGGGGCACCACGGTTTAGTCGAGGCAGTGATGGCCTCCAGTGAAGCTTCGCGTATTAAGTAG
- a CDS encoding Zn-ribbon domain-containing OB-fold protein — MIENIPLPATDDPVDSPFWEGTRCSKLLIQSCSQCGEMRFPPRPMCPCCQSRECNWQAVSGRGRIWSFAVPESPLLPAFEALKPYVTALVELEENPKLRIVGPLLTSVDGDIKGVNAAQVAIGQQVAVTFKYFAEDVAMPCWVAQPENSLGESDNEY; from the coding sequence ATGATTGAAAATATTCCCCTGCCGGCAACCGATGATCCTGTAGATTCTCCGTTTTGGGAGGGTACGCGCTGTTCAAAATTATTAATTCAAAGCTGCAGTCAATGCGGTGAGATGCGTTTTCCACCTAGGCCTATGTGTCCCTGCTGTCAAAGCCGTGAGTGCAACTGGCAAGCGGTTTCTGGTCGCGGTCGTATTTGGTCTTTTGCCGTGCCTGAGTCGCCTCTGTTGCCCGCCTTTGAGGCGCTGAAGCCCTATGTTACCGCGCTGGTGGAATTGGAAGAAAATCCGAAGTTACGGATTGTAGGGCCTTTGTTAACCAGCGTAGATGGCGACATTAAAGGGGTTAATGCCGCACAGGTTGCTATCGGCCAACAGGTGGCCGTTACGTTTAAATATTTTGCTGAAGATGTTGCGATGCCCTGTTGGGTAGCGCAACCCGAAAATTCCTTAGGAGAGTCTGATAATGAATATTAA
- a CDS encoding MaoC family dehydratase encodes MQDVRFDDLNTLHSMITDEYGPWSEPVTINQKMIDIFAEMTGDHQWIHTDVERAKQESEFGNTIAHGFLVLGMSTIIKNSTSYRIVDHGNVLNYGLDGVRFVSPVPAGSSLYGRTRLRQVEEAKGGVMLTVGVAIHVVGAERPAVVFDWKLLYRG; translated from the coding sequence ATGCAAGACGTACGTTTTGATGATCTCAACACCTTACATTCGATGATTACGGATGAATATGGTCCCTGGAGCGAGCCGGTCACCATCAACCAAAAGATGATAGATATATTTGCTGAAATGACCGGTGATCATCAATGGATACATACCGATGTAGAGCGAGCCAAACAAGAGAGTGAATTTGGCAATACCATTGCCCATGGTTTTCTGGTGTTGGGTATGTCCACCATTATTAAAAATTCAACCAGTTACCGAATTGTGGACCACGGCAATGTGCTGAACTACGGCCTAGACGGCGTGCGTTTTGTTAGCCCGGTTCCCGCGGGTTCATCGCTATACGGTCGTACTCGATTACGTCAGGTTGAGGAGGCCAAAGGCGGTGTTATGTTGACCGTTGGTGTTGCCATTCATGTGGTTGGTGCAGAGCGCCCGGCCGTTGTTTTTGATTGGAAATTACTTTATCGGGGCTGA
- a CDS encoding enoyl-CoA hydratase/isomerase family protein → MNRDKGMDYLNIEYTEDRGVALITLSRPKSLNAYTPDMGEELVHAFRRAFAEESVTAIVLTGSGRGFCAGADRDYFRGKVADCGYKLGEEPFLTKFVSELASSTKLLIAAVNGVASGIGSTMTLPFDIRLASEQASFDFPFVRLGLAPGFGCSYFLPQLIGVGSAADVLFNSRKLSAETAHSFGLVQQIIPVAQLLPTAVAMARTISAAPDGIVSQCKQLLANSGSRTLIECIQREQLASREMAVRISTLTH, encoded by the coding sequence ATGAACCGGGATAAGGGCATGGATTATTTAAACATTGAATACACGGAAGATCGCGGGGTGGCATTGATCACCTTGAGCCGGCCCAAAAGTCTTAATGCCTATACGCCGGATATGGGGGAAGAGTTAGTGCATGCCTTTCGGCGAGCTTTTGCCGAAGAGTCTGTTACCGCCATTGTGTTAACCGGCTCCGGTCGTGGTTTTTGTGCCGGTGCTGACCGCGATTATTTTCGGGGCAAGGTCGCCGACTGTGGTTACAAACTGGGAGAGGAGCCTTTTCTTACCAAATTCGTCTCAGAGTTAGCGTCGTCAACCAAATTATTAATTGCCGCTGTCAACGGTGTCGCTTCGGGTATTGGTAGCACCATGACCCTGCCTTTTGATATTAGGCTGGCATCTGAGCAAGCAAGTTTTGACTTTCCTTTTGTAAGGTTGGGTTTGGCGCCAGGTTTTGGTTGTAGTTATTTCCTACCGCAGCTGATTGGTGTGGGTAGTGCCGCTGATGTGCTGTTTAACAGCCGAAAATTAAGTGCGGAAACTGCCCATAGTTTTGGTTTGGTACAGCAGATTATTCCAGTAGCGCAGCTGCTACCTACGGCCGTTGCAATGGCAAGAACCATTAGTGCCGCACCAGATGGGATAGTGAGCCAATGCAAACAACTACTTGCTAATAGCGGTAGCCGAACACTGATTGAATGTATCCAGCGCGAGCAGCTGGCAAGCCGTGAAATGGCGGTGCGTATATCAACATTAACTCATTGA
- a CDS encoding enoyl-CoA hydratase/isomerase family protein: MNTTQSGQFQTLSYCVRKGVALITLNRESRNNAINAQMSRELPKLWQHFKQDSEAVVAIVTGAGDKAFCSGADIADLPELDMSSPEAATSSMGWTPLQNEILKPVICAVNGMVIGGGLHFIADSDIVLAADHATFFDTHVNVGLVSGLEPVSLSRRMPLEAVLRMALVGGKDRMTAERALQCGLVGEVLPKEQLLNRAFELASLITANCPSAMARTKQAIWAAKQHSLDDALLKAWQQIIEHNNTDDFAEGGRAFLEKRAPKWKSYEPG, translated from the coding sequence ATGAATACTACCCAGTCCGGTCAGTTTCAGACACTTAGCTATTGTGTTAGGAAAGGGGTGGCGTTAATCACACTCAATCGTGAGTCGCGCAATAATGCTATTAATGCCCAGATGAGTCGCGAATTACCCAAGCTTTGGCAGCACTTTAAACAGGATAGTGAGGCGGTGGTGGCGATTGTTACCGGTGCCGGTGACAAGGCTTTTTGCAGTGGTGCGGATATTGCGGATCTTCCCGAACTGGATATGTCTAGCCCCGAGGCAGCAACCAGTAGCATGGGGTGGACGCCGCTACAGAACGAGATTTTGAAGCCGGTTATCTGCGCTGTAAACGGTATGGTTATTGGCGGTGGCCTGCACTTTATTGCTGACAGCGACATAGTCTTAGCGGCAGATCATGCCACATTTTTTGATACCCACGTCAATGTTGGTCTGGTGTCCGGTCTCGAGCCGGTATCACTGTCTAGGCGCATGCCACTGGAGGCCGTTTTACGCATGGCCTTGGTTGGTGGCAAAGATCGGATGACGGCTGAGCGCGCCCTGCAATGTGGTTTGGTGGGGGAAGTACTGCCAAAAGAACAGCTGCTAAATCGTGCCTTTGAGTTGGCGAGTCTGATAACGGCGAATTGCCCCTCAGCGATGGCGCGCACAAAACAGGCTATCTGGGCTGCTAAGCAGCATTCACTTGATGACGCATTACTGAAAGCATGGCAGCAGATTATTGAACATAACAACACGGACGATTTTGCAGAGGGCGGTCGTGCATTTTTAGAAAAGCGCGCACCGAAATGGAAATCCTATGAACCGGGATAA
- a CDS encoding acyl-CoA dehydrogenase family protein, with the protein MDLSLSEEQTMLSDMVQKLCEEYAPLTVLRELEGTEPGFSLPFWQQIGELGLTGINVDEAYSGLGMGALDGALVAEQFGRALAVSPHHISSVLAADLLANAATPAQKDQWLTAIATGSQFVTVASSEPQSSSQREGIRLRAERKGDALLLTGEKVFVPHAATAAAVVVLARDEQDRIIAVLIPKQLMNSSDETLKLRYQLNHARDPLYKMQFNGYSVPAAQLLNAGECIWSQWQQSMTSALIPLAAYAVGAATRVQEISLDYAKYRKAFGRPIGGFQAIAHYLAEITVAIDGAGTLMHQAAWARDQGRDWQQLAMMAKLQACETFRRAAALCIQIHGGIGYTTEADPQLFFRRAKQLQTLHWDSATLERRIADNLFAESA; encoded by the coding sequence ATGGATCTGAGCTTATCGGAAGAACAAACGATGTTGAGCGACATGGTGCAGAAACTCTGTGAGGAGTACGCGCCACTGACTGTACTACGGGAACTGGAAGGTACTGAGCCCGGCTTTAGTCTTCCATTTTGGCAGCAGATTGGCGAGCTGGGCTTGACCGGGATTAACGTTGACGAAGCCTATAGTGGCCTGGGCATGGGGGCGCTGGATGGCGCGCTGGTCGCTGAGCAATTTGGTCGTGCTTTGGCAGTTTCGCCACACCATATTTCATCGGTGTTGGCAGCAGATTTATTGGCGAACGCGGCTACGCCAGCACAAAAAGATCAGTGGTTGACGGCCATCGCCACGGGTTCTCAATTTGTCACCGTGGCCAGTTCTGAGCCGCAATCCAGCAGTCAGCGCGAGGGCATACGCTTACGGGCTGAGCGTAAAGGTGATGCGTTGCTGTTGACCGGGGAGAAAGTATTTGTACCTCATGCCGCTACCGCGGCTGCGGTTGTCGTGTTAGCGAGAGATGAGCAGGATCGCATCATCGCAGTGCTAATACCCAAACAATTAATGAACTCAAGCGATGAAACATTAAAGCTGAGATATCAGCTTAATCACGCTAGGGATCCGCTTTATAAAATGCAGTTTAACGGTTATTCAGTGCCAGCAGCGCAGCTGTTAAATGCGGGCGAGTGTATTTGGTCGCAGTGGCAGCAGAGTATGACCAGTGCGCTGATTCCGCTGGCTGCTTATGCCGTAGGTGCGGCAACCCGCGTGCAGGAAATTAGTTTGGACTATGCCAAGTATCGTAAAGCTTTTGGTCGGCCCATAGGTGGGTTTCAGGCAATAGCGCACTATTTGGCCGAAATTACCGTGGCTATAGATGGTGCTGGCACGCTGATGCATCAAGCTGCTTGGGCTCGCGATCAGGGGCGTGATTGGCAGCAGCTAGCGATGATGGCCAAGTTGCAGGCCTGTGAAACATTTCGTCGCGCCGCCGCGCTTTGCATACAAATCCATGGTGGTATTGGCTATACCACCGAAGCCGATCCGCAATTATTTTTTCGCCGGGCCAAGCAACTGCAAACCTTGCACTGGGATTCAGCAACACTAGAGCGGCGTATTGCCGATAACCTGTTTGCCGAGAGTGCTTAA
- a CDS encoding MaoC/PaaZ C-terminal domain-containing protein produces the protein MSLIEDAALTQASVETDILPKMTVLLSKKMIIMGAVSSRDWQPIHHDSEYARNNASLPDIIMNNYTQAGWLSRYVTDWAGPQARPARLKFSMRSPLCPGDEAVFSGVVENREQRAGFVWLDIAVTIYVGERLATKAAIRLALPAAEGGASPWLCSGATWCP, from the coding sequence GTGAGTTTGATTGAAGATGCGGCACTTACACAGGCGAGTGTAGAAACTGACATCTTGCCCAAGATGACGGTTTTACTCAGCAAAAAAATGATCATCATGGGGGCGGTTAGCTCCCGTGACTGGCAACCGATACATCACGATAGTGAATACGCCCGTAACAACGCCAGTTTGCCCGACATCATCATGAATAATTACACCCAGGCAGGGTGGCTGAGCCGCTATGTTACCGATTGGGCTGGGCCGCAGGCCAGGCCGGCGCGCTTGAAGTTTTCCATGCGCAGCCCGTTGTGCCCTGGCGACGAAGCGGTGTTCAGTGGTGTAGTCGAAAACCGCGAACAGCGCGCTGGTTTTGTTTGGCTGGATATCGCCGTGACGATTTATGTTGGTGAGCGTTTGGCAACCAAGGCGGCAATACGATTAGCTTTGCCTGCAGCGGAGGGTGGGGCTTCGCCTTGGCTGTGCTCCGGCGCGACTTGGTGCCCCTGA
- a CDS encoding hotdog fold domain-containing protein, whose amino-acid sequence MSSAQQPQLPEPVNSWLGKAVVSIGPFMTVEQGLWLNYCVAVEDAHPLYWQGMKGVSEQPLAPPAFLPSWVVDHDWRPNPDEKPMRTLELHFMLKDALGLPFGVVTEVELEFHRPVVAGDRLRAEQVLVAVGEEYQTRMGPGRRWTIAVNYYHQDEALAGVQTLRFVSYRKEAEL is encoded by the coding sequence GTGAGTTCAGCACAGCAACCGCAATTGCCGGAGCCAGTTAATAGCTGGTTAGGTAAGGCCGTGGTCAGTATTGGCCCATTCATGACTGTCGAACAGGGGCTGTGGCTAAATTACTGTGTCGCCGTAGAAGATGCACACCCGCTTTACTGGCAAGGGATGAAGGGTGTTAGTGAGCAGCCACTTGCCCCGCCAGCATTCTTGCCTTCATGGGTAGTTGATCATGACTGGCGGCCCAACCCCGATGAAAAACCTATGCGCACCTTGGAATTGCACTTCATGCTTAAGGACGCCTTGGGTTTGCCCTTTGGTGTGGTCACTGAAGTGGAGTTGGAATTTCATAGGCCGGTAGTTGCCGGTGATCGTTTGCGAGCTGAGCAAGTACTGGTAGCGGTGGGTGAGGAATATCAGACGCGAATGGGGCCGGGCCGCCGTTGGACCATAGCAGTTAACTACTATCATCAGGATGAGGCTTTAGCGGGGGTGCAAACCCTGCGCTTTGTCAGTTATCGCAAGGAGGCTGAGTTGTGA